One stretch of Lemur catta isolate mLemCat1 chromosome 2, mLemCat1.pri, whole genome shotgun sequence DNA includes these proteins:
- the SRRM2 gene encoding serine/arginine repetitive matrix protein 2 isoform X4, with protein MYNGIGLPTPRGSGTNGYVQRNLSLVRGRRGERPDYKGEEELRRLEAALVKRPNPDILDHERKRRVELRCLELEEMMEEQGYEEQQIQEKVATFRLMLLEKDVNPGGKEDTPGQRPAVTETHQLAELNEKKNERLRAAFGISDSYVDGSSFDPQRRAREAKQPAPEPPKPYSLVRESSSSRSPTPKQKKKKKKKDRGRRSESSSPRRERKKSSKKKKHRSESESKKRKHRSPTPKSKRKSKDKKRKRSRSTTPAPKSRRAHRSTSADSASSSDTSRSRSRSAAAKTHTTALTGRSPSPASGRRGEGDAPSSEPGTINTQQPSSPEPSTKQPSSPYEDKDKKEKSAARPSPSPERSSTGPEPPAPTPLLAEQHGGSPQPLATTPLSQEPVNPPSEASPTRGHSPPKSPEKPPQSSSSESSPPSPQPTKVSRHASSSPESPKPALAPGAHRESCSPTSKNRSHGRAKRDKSHSHTPSRRMGRSHSPVTTKRGRSRSRTPTKRGHSRSRSPQWRRSRSAQRWGRSRSPQRRGRSRSPQRPGWSRSRNTQRRGRSRSARRGRSHSRSPATRGRSRSRTPARRGRSRSRTPARRRSRSRTPTRRRSRSRTPSRRARSRSRTPARRRSRTRSPVRRRSRSRSPARRSARSRSRTPARRSARSRSRTPARRSARSRSRTPARRSGRSRSRTPARRGRSRSRTPRRGRSRSRSLVRRGRSHSRTPQRRGRSGSSSERKNKSRTSQRSRSNSSPEMKKSRVSSRRSRSVSSQRSKVKSRLSLRRSLSGSSPCPKQKSQTPPRRSRSGSSQHKAKSRTPPRRSRSGSSPPPKQKSKTPSRQSHSSSSPHPKAKSGTPPRQGSIGSPQANEQSATPQRQSHSESSPDPELKSRTPSRYSCSGSSPPRVKSSTPPRQSPSRSSSPQPKVKAVTSPRQRSHSGSSSPSPSRVASRTPPRQSRSVSPCSNVESTLLPRHSHSRSSSPDTKVKPETPPRQSHSGSTSPYPKVKPQTPPGLSLFGSKSPRHQEKSKDLPAQSSPGSFSLCPGVKSSTPPGDSYFGSSSLQQRGQSQISPDLRSDTSSPEVRQSHSESPSLQSKSQTPPKGDQSRSSSPITELAPRSPTRQDRSELSASPRLKSGMSPEQSRSQSDSLYAGLDSESLLGKSRSEPFPESKQKMGLPLQEDVTASSPRPRDKFSPLVQVRPESSPVLKDIPRTPLREISGAGSSPDTRDQNSTLAKSSQDEELREMVEKSEEPSSHVLPHLSPELKEVAGNNYELSPEIEERPAVSLTLDQSQSQAALEAVEVAAVASSWGGPHFSSEHKELSNSPPRENSFGSPLQFRNSGPIGTEMNTGFSSEIKEDLNGPFLSQLETDPSLEMREQSTRSSRHSSSELSPDAVEKAGMSSNQSVASPVLDAIPRTPSRERSSSASSPELKDGLPRTPSRRSRSGSSPGLRDGSGTPSRHSLSGSSPGMKDIPRTPSRGRSECDSSPEPKALPQTPRPRSRSPSSPELNNKCLTPQRERSGSESSVEQKTVARTPLGQRSRSGSSQELDGKPRASPQERSESDSSPDSKTKTRTPLRQRSRSGSSPEVDSKSQPSPRRSRSGSSPEVKDKPRVAPRAQSGSDSSPEPKAPTPRALPRRSRSGSSSKGRGPSPEGSSSTESSPEHPPKSKTVRRGSRSSPEPKTKSRTPPRRRSSRSSPELTRKARLSRRSRSASSSPETRSRTPPRRRRSPSVSSPEPAEKSRSSRRRRSASSPRTKTTSRRGRSPSPKPRGLQRSRSRSRREKTRTTRRRDRSGSSQSTSRRRQRSRSRSRVTRRRRGGSGYHSRSPARQESSRTSSRRRRGRSRTPPTSRKRSRSRTSPAPWKRSRSRASPATHRRSRSRTPLISRRRSRSRTSPVSRRRSRSRTSVTRRRSRSRASPVSRRRSRSRTPPVTRRRSRSRTPTTRRRSRSRTPAVTRRRSRSRTPPVTRRRSRSRTSPITRRRSRSRTSPVTRRRSRSRTSPVTRRRSRSRTSPVTRRRSRSRTPPAIRRRSRSRTPLLPRKRSRSRSPLAIRRRSRSRTPRTTRGKRSLTRSPPAIRRRSASGSSSDRSRSATPPATRNHSGSRTPPVALNSSRVSCFSRPSMSPTPLDRCRSPGMLEPLGSSRAPMSVLQQAGGSMMDGPGPRIPDHQRTSVPENHAQSRIALALTAISLGTARPPPSMSAAGLAARMSQVPAPVPLMSLRTAPAANLASRIPAASAAAMNLASARTPAIPTAVNLADSRTPAAAAAMNLASPRTAVAPSAVNLADPRTPTAPAVNLAGARTPAALAALSLTGSGTPPTAANYPSSSRTPQAPASANLVGPRSAHATAPVNIASSRTPTALAPASLSTARMAPALSGANLTSPRVPLSAYERVSGRTSPPLLDRARSRTPPSAPSQSRMTSERAPSPPSRMGQTPSQSLLPPAQERPRSPVPSAFSDQSRSLIAQTTTIAGSQSLSSGAVAKTTSSGGGHNGMLSSAAHGVSHSEGGEPPASTGAQQPSALAALQPAKERRSSSSSSSSSSSSSSSSSSSSSSSSSGSSSSDSEGSSLPAQPEVALKRVPSPTPAPKEAVREGRPPEPTPAKRKRRSSSSSSSSSSSSSSSSSSSSSSSSSSSSSSSSSSSSSSSSSSPSPAKPGPQALPKPASPKKPPPGERSQRDLSKTHIWLLPSTPQILPGCPVACRIKPHLCGNGV; from the exons ATGTACAACGGGATCGGGCTGCCGACGCCCCGGGGCAGCGGCACCAACGGCTACGTCCAGCGCAACCTGTCCCTGGTGCGGGGCCGCCGGGGTGAGCGGCCTGACTACAAGGGAGAGGAGGAACTGCGGCGCCTGGAGGCTGCCCTGGTGAAGCGGCCTAATCCTGACATCCTGGACCACGAGCGCAAGCGGCGCGTGGAGCTGCGATGCCTCGAGCTGGAGGAGATGATGGaagagcaggg GTACGAAGAACAGCAAATTCAGGAAAAAGTGGCGACCTTTCGACTCATGTTGCTGGAGAAGGATGTGAACCCTGGGGGGAAGGAGGACACCCCAGGGCAGAGGCCAGC GGTAACTGAGACTCACCAGTTGGCAGAATTGAATGAGAAGAAGAATGAGCGACTCCGTGCTGCCTTTGGCATCAGTGATTCTTATGTGGATGGCAGTTCTTTTGACCCTCAGCGTCGTGCTCGCGAAGCCAAACAACCAGCTCCTGAGCCTCCCAAACCTTACAG ccTTGTTCGGGAGTCCAGCAGTTCTCGCTCACCAACcccaaagcaaaagaagaagaaaaagaagaaagatagagGACG CAGGTCAGAGAGCAGCTCTCCTCGAcgggagagaaagaagagctcAAAGAAGAAGAAGCACAG GTCAGAGTCTGAGTCCAAGAAACGTAAGCATAG GTCTCCCACTCCAAAGAGCAAACGTAAATCTAAGGACAAGAAGCGAAAACG GTCTCGAAGTACAACACCAGCCCCCAAGAGCCGCCGGGCCCACCGTTCAACTTCTGCTgactctgcttcctcctctgatACTTCACGCAGTCG ATCTCGAAGTGCTGCAGCTAAAACCCATACAACTGCCTTGACTGGGCGAAGTCCTTCCCCTGCTTCAGGGCGTCGAGGGGAGGGAGATGCGCCCTCCAGTGAGCCAGGTACCATCAACACACAACAACCTAGCAGCCCAGAGCCCTCTACAAAGCAGCCTAGCAGCCCTTACGAAGACAAAGACAAGAAGGAG AAATCTGCAGCTCGACCTAGTCCCTCTCCGGAAAGGAGCAGCACAGGCCCAGAACCACCTGCTCCCACTCCGCTCCTTGCTGAGCAACATGGCGGCTCCCCACAACCCCTTGCAACAACCCCCTTAAGTCAGGAGCCAGTGAACCCCCCATCTGAGGCCTCCCCAACCCGGGGCCATTCACCACCTAAGTCTCCTGAGAAACCTCCCCAGTCTTCTTCGTCAGAGAGCAGCCCACCATCCCCTCAACCTACCAAAGTTTCTCGGCATGCCAGCTCTTCCCCTGAAAGTCCTAAACCTGCTCTAGCTCCTGGGGCCCACCGGGAGAGTTGTTCTCCCACATCCAAGAATCGATCACATGGCAGAGCAAAGCGGGATAAATCACACTCTCACACCCCTTCCCGTAGGATGGGGAGATCCCATAGCCCTGTAACTACTAAGAGGGGGCGATCTCGGTCTCGAACCCCTACCAAGAGAGGTCATTCTCGGTCCCGGTCCCCTCAGTGGCGTAGGTCCAGGTCTGCACAGAGGTGGGGAAGATCTAGAAGCCCACAGCGACGTGGCCGCTCTAGGTCTCCTCAGCGACCAGGCTGGTCCAGGAGCAGAAATACCCAGAGAAGAGGCAGGTCTCGATCAGCAAGGCGAGGTAGATCGCACTCTAGATCCCCAGCCACTAGGGGCAGATCTCGTTCTAGAACACCAGCCCGGCGGGGCAGGTCTCGTTCTAGAACACCTGCCAGGCGGAGGTCACGTTCTAGAACACCCACCAGGCGCAGGTCTCGGTCTAGAACACCATCCCGAAGGGCCAGGTCCCGGTCCAGAACACCTGCTAGGCGCAGATCTAGGACCCGATCACCAGTCCGACGAAGGTCTCGTAGTAGATCTCCAGCCAGGAGAAGTGCCCGGTCACGCTCTAGAACCCCAGCCAGGAGAAGTGCCCGGTCACGCTCTAGAACCCCAGCCAGAAGAAGTGCCCGGTCACGCTCTAGAACCCCAGCCAGACGCAGTGGTCGCTCGCGTTCCAGAACACCAGCCAGGAGAGGGAGATCTCGGTCTAGGACACCAAGACGAGGAAGATCCCGCAGTAGAAGTCTAGTTAGACGAGGAAGGTCTCACTCTAGAACACCACAAAGAAGAGGCAGATCTGGCTCATCATCAGAGCGAAAAAACAAATCCAGAACATCTCAGAGGAGTAGGTCCAACTCGAGCCCAGAAATGAAAAAGTCTCGTGTTTCTTCAAGGCGGAGCAGATCTGTCTCTTCACAACGATCCAAAGTAAAGTCACGCTTGTCTTTGAGGCGAAGCCTTTCGGGGTCCTCTCCATGCCCTAAACAAAAGTCACAGACCCCACCCAGGCGCAGTCGCTCTGGATCATCCCAACATAAAGCTAAATCTAGAACGCCACCCAGGCGTAGTCGCTCTGGTTCTTCACCACCACCTAAACAGAAATCTAAAACGCCATCAAGACAAAGTCATTCCAGTTCATCTCCTCACCCTAAAGCGAAATCTGGAACACCTCCAAGACAAGGGTCTATAGGAAGTCCTCAGGCCAATGAACAATCTGCAACACCACAAAGACAGAGCCATTCTGAATCATCACCTGATCCTGAGTTAAAATCTAGGACCCCTTCAAGATACAGTTGCTCTGGGTCCTCTCCTCCTAGAGTGAAATCGAGTACACCTCCAAGACAGAGCCCATCTAGGTCATCATCTCCACAACCCAAAGTGAAGGCCGTAACATCCCCAAGACAAAGAAGTCATTCTGGCTCCTCTTCTCCAAGTCCTAGTAGGGTGGCATCTAGAACACCTCCAAGGCAAAGCAGATCAGTGTCTCCCTGCTCCAATGTGGAATCCACGTTATTACCAAGGCACAGCCACTCTAGGTCctcctcaccagataccaaagtGAAACCTGAAACACCACCAAGACAAAGTCACTCAGGGTCTACTTCGCCGTACCCCAAAGTAAAGCCCCAAACTCCACCAGGGCTAAGTCTTTTTGGATCAAAGTCTCCTCGTCACCAAGAGAAGTCTAAAGACTTACCAGCACAGAGTTCCCCtggatctttctctctctgtccaggAGTAAAATCTAGTACACCACCAGGAGATAGCTATTTTGGCTCTTCATCTCTGCAACAGAGAGGGCAATCTCAAATCTCACCAGACCTCAGATCTGATACTTCAAGTCCGGAAGTGAGACAGAGTCACTCAGAATCTCCATCTCTGCAGAGCAAATCTCAAACTCCTCCTAAGGGTGATCAGTCCAGGTCCTCATCTCCAATCACTGAACTGGCACCCAGATCTCCAACAAGGCAAGACAGAAGTGAATTATCAGCAAGTCCTAGGCTGAAATCTGGGATGTCTCCTGAGCAGAGCAGGTCCCAGTCTGACTCTTTATATGCTGGACTAGACTCTGAATCTCTTCTGGGGAAGAGTAGATCAGAGCCTTTTCCTGAATCAAAACAGAAGATGGGCTTACCCCTTCAGGAGGATGTTACTGCATCGTCTCCTAGACCAAGAGACAAATTTAGTCCTTTGGTACAGGTCAGGCCCGAGTCTTCACCAGTACTCAAAGACATACCTAGAACCCCACTGAGGGAAATAAGTGGTGCTGGGTCATCTCCAGATACAAGAGACCAAAATAGCACATTAGCTAAGTCAAGCCAAGATGAAGAGTTAAGGGAGATGGTAGAGAAATCTGAAGAACCCTCAAGCCATGTCCTGCCCCATTTGTCTCCAGAACTTAAAGAAGTGGCTGGAAATAACTATGAATTATCTCCTGAAATAGAAGAAAGGCCTGCTGTGTCTTTGACTCTTGACCAAAGCCAGTCACAGGCTGCTTTGGAAGCAGTAGAAGTTGCTGCAGTGGCCTCATCTTGGGGTGGGCCACATTTTTCTTCAGAACATAAAGAACTGTCTAACTCCCCCCCCAGGGAGAATAGCTTTGGATCACCTTTACAATTTAGAAACTCAGGCCCTATTGGTACAGAAATGAATACTGGATTTTCTTCTGAGATTAAAGAAGATTTGAACGGACCTTTCCTTAGTCAGCTGGAGACAGATCCATCTCTAGAAATGAGAGAACAATCGACAAGATCCTCTAGACACAGCAGTTCTGAGTTATCCCCAGATGCAGTGGAAAAGGCTGGAATGTCTTCAAATCAGAGTGTTGCTTCACCTGTACTTGATGCTATACCCAGAACACCCTCAAGAGAAAGAAGTAGTTCTGCATCTTCTCCTGAACTAAAAGATGGCTTACCCAGAACTCCATCAAGGAGAAGCAGGTCTGGGTCTTCTCCAGGACTTAGAGATGGGTCTGGGACTCCCTCAAGGCACAGCCTGTCTGGGTCCTCTCCTGGAATGAAAGATATACCTAGAACACCATCCAGGGGGAGAAGTGAATGTGATTCTTCTCCGGAACCGAAAGCTTTGCCTCAGACTCCTAGGCCAAGAAGTCGTTCTCCATCATCCCCAGAACTCAACAACAAGTGTCTTACCccccagagagagagaagtgggtCAGAATCATCAGTTGAACAGAAAACTGTGGCCAGGACTCCACTTGGGCAGAGAAGTAGGTCTGGATCTTCTCAAGAACTTGATGGGAAACCCAGAGCATCCCCTCAGGAAAGAAGTGAGTCAGACTCTTCTCCAGATTCTAAAACCAAGACACGAACCCCGCTTAGGCAGAGGAGTCGCTCTGGATCATCTCCAGAGGTTGACAGCAAATCCCAACCTTCTCCTCGGCGGAGCAGGTCTGGCTCCTCTCCTGAAGTGAAAGATAAGCCAAGAGTGGCACCCAGGGCACAGAGCGGTTCTGACTCATCTCCTGAACCCAAAGCTCCTACCCCTAGGGCCCTTCCCAGACGAAGCAGATCAGGTTCATCAAGCAAAGGCAGAGGCCCTTCTCCTGAAGGAAGCAGCAGTACCGAGTCCTCTCCAGAACACCCACCCAAATCCAAAACAGTTCGAAGAGGCTCCAGGTCATCACCAGAGCCCAAGACTAAATCTCGCACGCCACCTCGACGTCGCAGTTCTCGATCATCTCCTGAACTAACAAGGAAGGCCAGACTTTCACGTAGAAGCCgctctgcctcttcctcaccaGAAACCCGCTCTAGAACTCCCCCAAGACGCCGAAGAAGTCCCTCAGTGTCTTCCCCAGAGCCAGCTGAAAAGTCAAGGTCTTCCCGCCGACGGCGCTCAGCTTCATCTCCACGCACTAAGACAACTTCCAGGAGAGGCCGGTCTCCTTCACCAAAGCCTCGTGGACTCCAGAGGTCTCGTTCCCGCTCAAGGAGGGAGAAAACCAGAACAACCCGCCGTCGAGATAGGTCTGGATCTTCCCAGTCAACATCTCGGAGAAGACAGCGGAGCCGGTCAAGGTCTCGGGTTACTCGGCGAAGGAGGGGAGGCTCTGGTTATCACTCAAGGTCACCTGCCAGGCAGGAGAGTTCCCGAACCTCCTCTCGACGCCGAAGAGGCCGTTCTCGGACACCTCCAACCAGTCGGAAGCGTTCGCGCTCACGCACATCACCAGCGCCATGGAAACGCTCTAGATCTCGAGCCTCTCCAGCCACTCACCGGCGATCCAGGTCCAGAACACCCCTGATAAGCCGACGTAGGTCCAGGTCTCGAACCTCACCAGTCAGTCGGAGGCGGTCAAGGTCCAGAACATCAGTGACTCGGCGAAGATCTCGGTCAAGAGCATCCCCAGTGAGTCGAAGGCGATCCAGGTCCAGAACACCACCAGTAACCCGCCGTCGTTCAAGGTCCAGAACACCAACAACACGCCGGCGCTCCCGTTCTAGAACTCCAGCAGTGACTCGCAGAAGGTCCAGATCTAGGACTCCACCTGTAACCAGGAGACGATCTCGAAGCAGAACTTCACCTATCACTCGTAGAAGGTCAAGATCCAGAACATCTCCAGTCACCCGAAGGAGATCTCGATCTCGCACTTCTCCAGTAACTCGAAGAAGGTCCCGCTCTCGAACCTCTCCAGTGACACGCCGCCGCTCTAGGTCCCGAACACCTCCAGCTATTCGGCGCCGCTCTAGGTCTCGAACACCACTGTTGCCACGCAAACGATCTCGAAGTCGCTCACCACTTGCTATCCGCCGCCGTTCTAGATCCCGTACTCCACGAACAACTCGGGGCAAACGGTCCTTAACAAGATCTCCTCCAGCCATCCGCAGGCGTTCTGCATCTGGAAGTAGTTCTGATCGCTCACGTTCTGCTACTCCTCCAGCAACACGGAACCATTCTGGTTCTCGGACCCCTCCGGTAGCACTCAATAGCTCCAGAGTGAGCTGCTTCAGTCGTCCTAGCATGTCACCAACTCCTCTTGATCGCTGCAGATCACCTGGAATGCTTGAACCCCTTGGCAGCTCTAGAGCACCCATGTCTGTCCTGCAGCAAGCTGGTGGCTCCATGATGGATGGTCCAGGTCCCCGAATACCTGATCACCAGAGAACATCTGTGCCAGAAAATCATGCTCAATCTAGAATTGCTCTTGCCCTGACGGCCATCAGTCTTGGCACTGCTCGGCCTCCTCCGTCCATGTCCGCTGCTGGCCTTGCTGCAAGAATGTCCCAGGTTCCAGCTCCAGTGCCTCTCATGAGTCTCAGAACGGCCCCAGCTGCCAACCTTGCCAGCAGGATTCCTGCAGCTTCTGCAGCAGCCATGAACCTGGCCAGTGCCAGAACACCTGCCATCCCGACAGCAGTGAACCTGGCTGACTCGCGAAcaccagctgcagcagcagccaTGAACTTGGCCAGCCCCAGAACAGCGGTGGCACCTTCAGCTGTGAACCTTGCTGACCCTCGTacccccacagccccagctgTGAACCTGGCAGGAGCCAGAACCCCAGCTGCCTTGGCAGCTTTGAGTCTCACAGGTTCTGGCACTCCCCCAACTGCTGCAAATTATCCCTCCAGTTCCAGAACACCCCAGGCTCCAGCCTCTGCAAACCTGGTGGGTCCTCGGTCTGCACATGCCACAGCTCCTGTCAATATTGCCAGCTCCAGAACCCCCACAGCCTTGGCTCCTGCAAGCCTCTCCACTGCTAGGATGGCTCCGGCACTGTCTGGTGCAAACCTCACCAGCCCCAGGGTGCCCCTCTCTGCCTACGAGCGTGTCAGTGGCAGAACCTCACCACCGCTCCTTGACCGAGCCAGATCCAGAACGCCACCATCTGCCCCAAGCCAGTCTAGGATGACCTCTGAGCgggctccttcccctccttcaaGAATGGGCCAGACTCCCTCCCAGTCTCTTCTCCCTCCAGCACAGGAGCGGCCTAGGTCCCCTGTGCCATCTGCTTTTTCAGACCAATCCCGTTCTTTGATTGCCCAGACCACCACCATAGCAGGGTCTCAGTCCCTTTCCTCTGGGGCAGTGGCAAAGACCACATCCTCCGGTGGTGGCCACAATGGCATGCTCTCTAGCGCTGCCCATGGGGTGTCCCATTCTGAGGGTGGGGAACCACCTGCCTCTACTGGGGCCCAGCAGCCTTCTGCATTAGCCGCCCTGCAGCCAGCAAAGGAGCGGCggagttcctcctcctcctcctcgtcctctagctcctcctcttcatcatcatcGTCCtcgtcctcctcttcctcctctggctcCAGTTCTAGTGACTCGGAGGGCTCTAGCCTTCCAGCTCAACCTGAGGTGGCACTGAAGAG gGTCCCCAGCCCTACCCCAGCCCCAAAGGAGGCTGTGCGAGAGGGACGTCCTCCAGAGCCAACCCCAGCCAAGCGGAAGAGACGCTCTAGCAGTTCCAGTTCCAGttcctcctcttcatcttcttcctcttcctcttcctcctcctcctcttcctcttcttcctcctcttcctcgtcttcctcttcttcctcctcctcctcctcttcctccccttcccctgctaAGCCTGGTCCTCAGGCCTTGCCCAAACCTGCAAGCCCCAAGAAGCCACCCCCTGGCGAGCGGAG CCAGAGGGATCTTTCTAAAACGCACATCTGGTTACTTCCCTCCACTCCACAAATCCTTCCGGGATGCCCTGTGGCCTGCAGGATAAAGCCCCACCTCTGCGGGAATGGCGTGTGA